The following proteins are co-located in the Branchiostoma lanceolatum isolate klBraLanc5 chromosome 16, klBraLanc5.hap2, whole genome shotgun sequence genome:
- the LOC136421978 gene encoding uncharacterized protein, translated as MAWSRLAGSVGVHVVLLLFLSSVVSALIGSQQSCRTYEECPRHEYCAIQPNQVEGRCLGRDCYGDGDCPGDVKCEMSESVFVPERDADRGQCGAGNPGNPSPPRLPAECLSDADCQAQGARCVKGYGTCRPVNRQAIDSLERYCRQQDDCRYGEQCVESYVCRVDDSQQQPIPGNQQLACNPYGSCVPCRGDSQCNPYEYCSDQSGVTTGQCLGQDCYGDEDCEGGRCNGGARRPNTRGWCSAPTGAVSALQRPGPLQIVYPEYPYQSFYPQYRHALLDNNMQGDGNSLDQAPAKDEENKGEERELTPRDKRLRLYEVRREKRLEAFRKKEKERMDKWTKRESKHRLKALGL; from the exons ATGGCTTGGAGTCGACTTGCTGGATCCGTTGGTGTCCACGTGGTACTCCTTCTGTTCCTGTCCTCAGTCGTG AGCGCTCTGATTGGTAGTCAGCAGTCCTGTCGGACCTATGAGGAGTGTCCACGTCACGAGTACTGCGCCATCCAGCCCAATCAGGTGGAAGGAAGATGCTTG GGACGAGACTGTTACGGTGACGGTGACTGCCCTGGGGACGTGAAGTGCGAGATGTCGGAGTCTGTGTTCGTGCCCGAGAGGGACGCCGACCGGGGTCAGTGCGGCGCCGGTAACCCCGGCAACCCCAGCCCGCCCAGACTGCCTGCGGAG TGCCTGTCCGACGCTGACTGCCAGGCGCAGGGTGCCCGCTGTGTGAAAGGCTACGGCACCTGCAGACCCGTCAACCGCCAGGCCATCGACTCGCTG GAGCGTTACTGCCGTCAGCAGGACGACTGTCGGTACGGGGAGCAGTGCGTGGAGAGTTACGTCTGCCGAGTGGACGACTCGCAGCAGCAGCCGATACCGGGCAACCAGCAACTG gccTGTAACCCGTACGGCAGCTGTGTGCCATGCCGCGGAGACTCCCAGTGCAATCCGTACGAGTACTGCTCCGACCAGTCCGGAGTCACCACGGGGCAGTGTCTG GGCCAGGACTGTTACGGGGACGAGGACTGCGAGGGCGGGCGGTGTAACGGTGGGGCCCGTCGGCCGAACACTCGCGGCTGGTGCAGCGCCCCCACGGGGGCAGTCTCGGCGCTGCAGCGCCCCGGTCCCTTACAG ATCGTCTATCCCGAGTACCCCTACCAGTCCTTCTACCCGCAATACCGCCATGCTCTCCTGGACAACAACATGCAAGGAGACGGTAACAGCCTGGACCAAGCTCCCGCTAAGGATGAGGAAAATAAGGGGGAGGAACGCGAGCTAACTCCGAGGGACAAGCGACTCCGTCTGTACGAAGTGAGGCGCGAAAAGCGACTAGAAGCTTTCAGGAAGAAGGAAAAGGAACGCATGGACAAGTGGACGAAGAGAGAGAGCAAGCATCGTTTGAAGGCTCTGGGTTTGTAG